In Plasmodium malariae genome assembly, chromosome: 11, the following proteins share a genomic window:
- the PmUG01_11011900 gene encoding PIR protein, producing MSFTMQGSSVFPSKNYYTRIFNPSNDYCLHEEKITETQSKLNNYDEDNVDNLLKALCFISFTDEDNEDCKVKCHYMYYWIGSILLKMSKEENSFSNLIEILNNGLKDISGTNKCKCEFFKNNNKNFKKMKIVYDYCLDHETIRQTLNLNNNLCDSVFKAYLEESVSTYENVYGNCNSDKPEPYCDELRKHVPDCFNSKLSNLKCNIGDTSEQNGLFILSSDLIVERRTTKNMSTFNFSHIFMSVTIPLVGVVFICFFLYKFTPLVPWIKMHLLRKKSIRRNLDDINIQDIREDMYEKGKSNLESKQLNVVYHPGRNSLY from the exons ATGTCATTTACAATGCAG GGTAGTTCTGTATTTCCTTCaaagaattattatacaaGAATTTTTAATCCATCAAATGATTACTGCTTACATGAGGAAAAAATTACGGAAACACAAtctaaattaaataattatgatgaAGATAATGTTGATAATCTTCTAAAAgctttatgttttatatcttttactGATGAAGACAATGAAGATTGCAAAGTAAAATGCCATTATATGTACTACTGGATAGGcagtatattattaaaaatgtcaAAGGAAGAAAATTCATTTTCAAATCTTATTGAAATACTTAATAATGGTTTAAAAGATATTTCTGGTactaataaatgtaaatgtgagttttttaaaaataataataaaaactttaaaaaaatgaagattgTTTATGATTATTGTTTAGATCACGAAACAATTCGACAAACtcttaatttaaataataatttatgtgaTAGTGTATTTAAAGCATACCTTGAAGAATCTGTTAGTACGTATGAAAACGTGTACGGTAATTGTAATTCGGATAAGCCTGAACCTTATTGTGATGAACTTAGAAAACATGTACCTGATTGTTTTAATTCTAAATTATCTAATTTAAAGTGTAATATAGGCGATACGTCAGAACAAAACGGGTTATTTATACTTAGTTCTGATTTGATTGTTGAACGGAGAACTACTAAAAATATGTCTACCTTTAACTTTTCTCACATTTTCATGTCAGTTACTATTCCACTTGTAGGAGTTGTATTCATTTGCTTCTTCCTATATAAG TTTACTCCATTGGTCCCCTGGATAAAGATGCACTTACTAAGGAAAAAATCAATTAGGCGCAATTTggatgatataaatatacaggATATAAGAGAAGACATGTATGAAAAAGGGAAATCAAATTTAGAGAGTAAACAACTAAATGTGGTTTATCATCCTGGAAGAAATTCTCTTTACTAA